In a single window of the Tautonia marina genome:
- a CDS encoding uracil-DNA glycosylase yields the protein MDGDHQRLIRQIRQRLESLARAGIDRAALGPLPEMLPVAVAPAVPRIARAETAQAPVDNRPEPKESEPVPTATPLPRRRPAAPTPPSPIPATLGSLFDEPGITEPVVPPEERPEALRVLAAEIAECSRCEVLCANRTHTVPGEGNASARLMFVGEGPGQTEDETGRPFVGKAGKLLDDMITKGMGLRRADVFIANIVKCRPPNNRDPEPEEVRNCIGYLERQIAIIRPEFLCLLGKPAAQTLLNTSMPMGRLRGKWQRYKGIPTIATWHPAYLLRNPSAKKDTWEDLQMLMKAMGIPIQKRGGGG from the coding sequence ATGGACGGTGACCACCAACGCCTGATCCGACAGATCCGCCAGCGGCTCGAATCGCTGGCCCGAGCGGGAATTGACCGGGCTGCGCTGGGACCGCTTCCCGAGATGCTGCCCGTAGCGGTCGCCCCGGCCGTGCCTCGGATCGCCCGAGCCGAGACGGCCCAAGCTCCGGTCGACAATCGTCCGGAGCCGAAGGAGTCCGAACCGGTACCGACCGCCACCCCCCTGCCTCGGCGTCGGCCGGCGGCCCCGACACCACCCTCTCCCATTCCCGCAACGCTCGGTTCGCTCTTTGACGAACCAGGGATCACCGAGCCGGTTGTTCCGCCCGAGGAACGACCGGAGGCCCTTCGCGTGCTGGCCGCGGAGATCGCCGAGTGCTCTCGGTGCGAGGTCCTCTGCGCCAATCGGACCCACACGGTTCCCGGCGAGGGGAACGCCTCGGCTCGCCTGATGTTCGTGGGGGAAGGGCCAGGTCAGACCGAGGATGAAACCGGCCGTCCCTTTGTCGGGAAAGCGGGGAAGCTACTCGACGACATGATTACCAAGGGCATGGGTCTGAGGCGAGCGGATGTGTTCATCGCCAATATCGTGAAGTGCCGACCGCCCAACAATCGCGATCCCGAGCCGGAGGAAGTGCGCAACTGCATCGGTTACCTGGAACGGCAAATCGCCATTATTCGCCCCGAGTTTCTGTGTCTGCTCGGAAAGCCGGCCGCCCAGACCTTGCTGAACACGTCGATGCCCATGGGCCGTCTTCGGGGCAAATGGCAGCGCTACAAGGGGATTCCGACGATCGCCACCTGGCATCCGGCCTACTTGCTGCGCAACCCCTCGGCCAAGAAAGACACGTGGGAAGACCTGCAAATGCTCATGAAAGCAATGGGAATCCCGATCCAGAAACGAGGGGGGGGAGGCTGA
- a CDS encoding serine/threonine protein kinase → MSDFDSEMLLERATLLGLISRDQANEARIDAQDGSVESIRRALMRKQFLTSWQVDKLLKGEATGFYYGGHEVLFHLAEGTFARVYRGRKQGSGEPVAIKVLRQRFTQDPEAVERFNHEAEAGMKLVHPNIVRIYDYGAQDNRYYMIMEFVEGSNLRDFLRFRHRLEPAEAMPLMLGLAHGLQHSLSKGVTHRDLKPTNILISSSGQAKLVDFGLATIEGDERKMAQAHGQRTVDYSALERTCGSQKGDPRSDIYFLGCVYYQMITGRLPLPEVEADDFLAKMLKRSFGAIKPISEMDHAPDPELCRIIEKMMKMDLTKRYQNMKEVVSDLEAYYLEMTGQAPPKAAVEAEEDFDIERLFMRRRKEDEAALEAGATPTPDEPLPDDEDFELGVAAEPTHDDAPYEVPAIKQRRVLCVEAQDSIQDAFRKTLSRMGYRVLIVGDAELAAERYREAPVDVVIFDIDGLGTNALDAFIDMHEKAHEDGHELHALVLLGPRQGHLASRLPKDDRLIVLVKPIKMKQVQDALSQLAPVQAG, encoded by the coding sequence ATGTCCGATTTCGACTCGGAAATGCTGCTCGAGCGGGCGACCCTGCTCGGGCTGATCTCTCGGGATCAAGCCAACGAGGCCCGGATCGACGCGCAAGACGGTTCGGTTGAGTCGATCCGCCGTGCCTTGATGCGGAAACAGTTTCTCACCAGTTGGCAGGTCGATAAACTGCTCAAGGGAGAGGCGACCGGCTTCTACTACGGGGGCCACGAGGTCCTCTTTCACCTGGCCGAAGGAACCTTCGCCCGCGTCTATCGTGGGCGAAAACAAGGCTCCGGCGAACCGGTCGCCATCAAGGTCCTTCGCCAGCGCTTTACTCAGGACCCCGAAGCCGTCGAGCGCTTCAACCACGAAGCCGAGGCCGGCATGAAGCTGGTCCACCCGAATATTGTTCGCATCTATGATTACGGCGCACAAGATAATCGCTATTACATGATCATGGAATTCGTCGAAGGTTCCAACCTTCGCGATTTCCTCCGCTTTCGTCACCGCCTTGAGCCGGCCGAGGCCATGCCCCTGATGCTTGGCTTGGCCCACGGGCTGCAGCACTCGTTGAGCAAGGGAGTGACCCACCGCGACCTCAAGCCGACCAATATCCTCATCAGCTCCAGCGGTCAGGCCAAGCTCGTCGACTTCGGTCTGGCGACCATTGAGGGGGACGAGCGCAAAATGGCCCAGGCTCACGGCCAGCGCACCGTCGATTACTCGGCCCTCGAACGCACCTGCGGAAGTCAGAAAGGGGACCCGCGCTCCGACATCTACTTCCTTGGGTGCGTGTATTATCAGATGATCACGGGTCGGCTTCCCTTGCCCGAGGTCGAGGCCGACGACTTTCTCGCCAAGATGCTCAAGCGCAGTTTCGGTGCCATCAAACCGATCAGCGAGATGGACCACGCTCCCGATCCGGAGCTCTGCCGCATCATCGAGAAGATGATGAAGATGGACCTCACCAAGCGGTACCAGAACATGAAGGAGGTCGTTTCCGATCTCGAAGCCTATTACCTCGAAATGACCGGTCAGGCCCCGCCCAAGGCCGCCGTCGAGGCCGAGGAAGACTTCGACATTGAACGTCTCTTTATGCGTCGTCGCAAGGAAGATGAGGCGGCCCTCGAAGCCGGAGCCACACCCACCCCCGATGAACCCCTGCCGGATGACGAGGACTTCGAGCTGGGCGTGGCCGCGGAACCGACCCACGACGATGCCCCCTACGAGGTTCCTGCGATCAAACAACGTCGCGTCCTCTGCGTCGAAGCGCAGGATTCGATCCAGGACGCCTTCCGCAAGACGCTCTCCCGCATGGGCTACCGGGTCCTGATCGTCGGCGATGCCGAGCTCGCCGCCGAGCGTTACCGAGAGGCGCCGGTTGATGTGGTGATCTTCGACATCGACGGCCTCGGGACCAACGCCCTCGATGCCTTCATCGACATGCACGAAAAGGCCCACGAAGACGGCCACGAACTCCACGCCCTGGTCTTGCTCGGCCCCCGGCAAGGACACCTTGCCTCCCGACTTCCCAAGGACGACCGTTTGATCGTGCTCGTCAAACCGATCAAGATGAAGCAGGTTCAGGACGCCTTGAGTCAGCTCGCCCCCGTCCAGGCGGGTTGA
- a CDS encoding dolichyl-phosphate-mannose-protein mannosyltransferase → MALLILLIGLAFRAALMLPFRHEPPSDPDNYLVLARSLADGQGFRVADRPTAYRPPLYPLALAPGVTLLGLPATAWVVTLHLASGAVAIGLTGLAARRWGLPDRATALAMIVVACDPVLVSQARGVMTEPMASALVAAVLASVGPVPTIGEALRTGLLAGLAALCRPSLLPAALLIVTAVVFLSPGRWLRRAVRGVVMLAALTLTMAPWAIRNAVVLGSPVWTTTHGGYTLFLANNSAYYDDVLKGPMPVWTGPNQARWFAEVNQRAEGMPEPQADRWFRLQAVRVMIDRPTEAARATLERVGRFWAVAPSSAVYSRGLRWLTAAWTIPLWGVLVLGLVRRSTWQWPRIAAPMALLSLALVHSLYWTDLRMRAPVVPAIALVAAGALASERSRHPCHTRPAAT, encoded by the coding sequence GTGGCCTTGCTGATCTTGCTCATCGGCCTGGCATTCCGAGCCGCGTTGATGCTGCCGTTCCGACACGAACCCCCGAGCGATCCCGACAACTATCTGGTGCTCGCTCGGTCGCTGGCCGATGGTCAGGGTTTCCGCGTTGCCGACCGACCGACCGCCTACCGACCTCCGCTTTATCCCCTGGCTCTGGCTCCGGGAGTCACCCTCCTCGGCCTGCCGGCGACGGCCTGGGTGGTCACCCTGCACCTGGCCTCCGGTGCGGTGGCCATTGGCTTGACCGGCCTGGCGGCTCGCCGCTGGGGATTACCCGACCGAGCGACGGCCCTGGCCATGATTGTCGTGGCCTGCGATCCGGTCCTCGTGTCCCAGGCCCGCGGCGTGATGACCGAGCCGATGGCGTCGGCCCTGGTCGCGGCCGTGCTGGCATCGGTCGGTCCCGTGCCAACGATCGGCGAGGCCTTGCGAACCGGCCTGCTTGCCGGGCTCGCCGCCCTCTGCCGTCCCAGCTTGCTCCCCGCCGCGCTCCTGATTGTGACGGCAGTTGTCTTCCTCTCGCCGGGCCGATGGCTGCGTCGAGCGGTCCGAGGCGTGGTCATGCTGGCGGCCCTAACCCTGACAATGGCTCCCTGGGCCATTCGCAACGCCGTTGTCCTGGGTTCCCCCGTCTGGACGACCACCCACGGTGGCTATACGCTTTTTTTGGCGAACAATTCTGCCTATTACGATGACGTGCTCAAAGGGCCGATGCCCGTCTGGACGGGACCGAATCAGGCTCGTTGGTTTGCCGAGGTCAACCAACGGGCCGAAGGAATGCCGGAACCGCAGGCCGATCGCTGGTTTCGCCTCCAGGCGGTGCGGGTCATGATCGATCGTCCGACCGAGGCGGCGCGGGCGACCCTCGAACGGGTTGGCCGATTCTGGGCGGTGGCTCCCTCCTCGGCCGTCTATTCCCGGGGGCTCCGGTGGCTGACGGCCGCCTGGACGATCCCGCTCTGGGGGGTGCTCGTCCTCGGCCTGGTTCGTCGATCGACGTGGCAATGGCCGCGCATCGCGGCCCCGATGGCGTTGCTCTCGCTGGCCCTGGTTCATAGTCTTTACTGGACCGATCTCAGAATGCGTGCTCCGGTGGTTCCCGCGATCGCCCTGGTCGCGGCTGGGGCGCTTGCTTCCGAGCGGTCCCGGCATCCCTGTCACACGCGGCCCGCAGCGACGTAA
- a CDS encoding rhomboid family intramembrane serine protease, with protein sequence MRQIGSLPEEQALRFADYLLTLGITSRIIGGADGCAVWIHREDQLDLARDELRQFQENPNAPRYLDARREAETVRRRREKEERDYQRRTVDLRNRLQNPASMGPVTRGLVTLCVALFLFNWLVYRGNSLSPLSNALYFSEWSVTEDRQLANRGLAPIAEGQIWRLVTPTLLHGNLIHLFFNMYMLVLLGGAVERRRRMGEYVSLLLVAAVLSDMAQFFLPDLFTVPSARGPNAPFVGMSGVLYALFGYAWMRGKYDPDSGLQLHPQTVILLLAWLVICAFNLLGPIANTAHVAGLIVGIGFAFASMARDGVFR encoded by the coding sequence ATGCGCCAGATCGGTTCGCTGCCCGAAGAGCAGGCCCTTCGCTTCGCGGATTACCTGCTGACGTTGGGCATCACCTCTCGCATCATCGGAGGGGCCGACGGCTGCGCGGTCTGGATCCATCGCGAAGACCAGCTTGACCTGGCCCGCGACGAGCTTCGTCAGTTCCAGGAAAATCCGAACGCTCCCCGTTATCTCGACGCTCGCCGCGAGGCCGAAACCGTTCGCCGCCGTCGGGAAAAAGAAGAACGCGACTACCAACGCAGGACCGTCGATCTCCGAAACCGGCTTCAAAATCCCGCTTCGATGGGACCCGTGACCCGGGGCCTGGTCACCCTCTGCGTCGCCCTCTTTCTGTTCAACTGGCTCGTGTATCGGGGGAATTCTCTCTCTCCCTTGTCGAACGCACTTTACTTTTCCGAATGGTCTGTGACCGAAGACCGGCAGCTCGCCAACCGAGGGCTCGCCCCCATCGCCGAAGGTCAGATCTGGCGTCTCGTGACCCCGACGTTGTTGCACGGCAACCTGATCCACCTGTTCTTTAACATGTATATGCTCGTGCTTCTTGGGGGGGCCGTCGAGCGCCGCAGGCGAATGGGAGAGTACGTATCTCTCCTGCTCGTCGCGGCGGTGCTGTCCGACATGGCGCAGTTCTTCCTGCCCGACCTGTTCACGGTCCCTTCGGCTCGGGGGCCGAATGCTCCCTTTGTCGGAATGTCGGGCGTGCTGTACGCTCTGTTCGGCTACGCCTGGATGCGCGGGAAGTACGATCCGGACTCAGGCCTCCAACTGCACCCGCAAACCGTCATCCTCTTGCTGGCCTGGCTGGTGATCTGTGCCTTCAATTTGCTTGGGCCGATCGCCAACACGGCGCACGTGGCCGGTCTGATCGTGGGGATCGGCTTCGCCTTTGCGTCGATGGCTCGTGATGGGGTCTTCCGGTGA
- a CDS encoding hydroxyacid dehydrogenase, which yields MPDRPRIFMMTHMHEDGMNLLHEAGDVVMTSSLEPEILHREVAGADAIVTRTYGRIDAALMDAAGPQLKVVGRHGVGVDHVDVPAATERGILVVSTPGANKEAVAEHVFAFMIGLSKHFPQQMIALEEGRFMDRTKLMGRDIQGKTLSIVGFGNVGRVVGRIARTAFSMRVLYNDIVPAPAEVEAEAGATRVDFETALREGDYVTMHVPLDDSTRGMIDRRALTLMKPDAILLNTCRGPVVDEEAVAVALDEGRLWGYGADVFAEEPPPDDHPLIGRPDVMLTPHSAAQTIESLKNMATWVAEDVVRVLRGDAPLRPYNDPTTVAANRAKRTGASA from the coding sequence ATGCCCGACCGGCCCCGCATCTTCATGATGACCCACATGCACGAAGACGGCATGAACCTGCTGCACGAGGCCGGTGATGTCGTCATGACCTCGTCGCTCGAACCCGAAATCCTGCACCGCGAGGTCGCCGGTGCCGACGCGATCGTCACACGAACTTACGGTCGGATCGATGCGGCCTTGATGGACGCCGCCGGCCCGCAACTGAAGGTGGTCGGACGGCACGGCGTCGGCGTTGATCACGTGGACGTGCCCGCCGCGACCGAGCGGGGAATCCTCGTCGTTTCGACCCCGGGCGCGAACAAGGAGGCCGTTGCCGAACACGTTTTCGCGTTCATGATCGGCCTGTCGAAACATTTTCCTCAGCAGATGATCGCCCTTGAGGAAGGGCGGTTCATGGACCGCACAAAGCTGATGGGCCGCGACATCCAGGGAAAGACGCTCAGCATTGTCGGCTTCGGCAACGTGGGTCGAGTCGTGGGCCGGATCGCCCGAACGGCCTTCTCGATGCGAGTGCTTTACAACGACATCGTGCCCGCACCGGCCGAGGTCGAGGCCGAGGCGGGTGCCACCCGCGTCGATTTCGAGACGGCGCTCCGCGAAGGGGATTATGTCACGATGCACGTTCCCCTCGACGACAGCACTCGCGGGATGATCGATCGCCGGGCGCTGACTCTGATGAAGCCCGATGCGATCTTGCTCAACACGTGTCGCGGTCCCGTCGTCGATGAGGAGGCGGTGGCCGTAGCACTCGACGAGGGCCGACTCTGGGGCTACGGAGCCGATGTTTTCGCCGAGGAGCCCCCGCCGGATGACCATCCGCTGATCGGTCGGCCCGACGTGATGCTCACGCCTCACAGTGCGGCGCAAACGATCGAGAGCCTGAAAAACATGGCCACCTGGGTTGCCGAGGATGTGGTCCGGGTGCTCCGTGGCGATGCTCCGTTGCGACCTTACAATGACCCCACCACCGTCGCGGCCAACCGGGCGAAACGGACCGGCGCGTCGGCGTGA